Within Sphingobium sp. KCTC 72723, the genomic segment CAAGGGTCCGGGCGCGCTGGCCGACTGGTCGCCGCAGGATCGCACGCCCCACCGGGAAAAGGTGGAAGCCTATAGCAATGCCGACCGGGTCGAACTGTTCCTCAATGGCAAGTCGCTGGGCGCAAAGCCGCGTAATGCCGACGACAGCGCCATCATATGGGACGTGGATTTTGCCACCGGAACCTTGCGCGCGGTCGCGTGGAAGGATGGCAAGCGCGTTACGGAGGAGATCATGCGCACCGCTGGCGATCCGGCCGCGATCCGGCTGGTGGCCGAAAGTCCGCGTATCGGATCCGGCTTTGACGATGTCGTTGCGGTGCGGGCGCAAGTGGTGGACAGCAAGGGGGTTGCGGTCCCCGGCGTCACCCCGCTGCTGACTGCGCGCGTCGATGGCCCCGCTACTCTGGCCGCGTTCGACAATGGCAGCGTGACCGACCATACGCCCTTTGCGTTCCCTTCGCGTCCCGCAGCCGATGGCAAGGCCGTTGCTTTCCTGCGCGGCAAAGGCAAGGGCCGCGTGACGATCACTATCTCCAGCCCCGGCCTGACGCCCGGAAAGGCCGTAATGGAGGCGCGGCCCTGACACCGTGCGGACAAGCAAAATCGTCGGCGCATCATATGAACCGTGACAGCGCGCCGCATCGCGCGTAGCGCCAGCGGACGGAGACATAATGGTCGATCGCGTTTTTTGGCATATGCCCGGCGGACATAGATGGACATGATGAAACAGACCTTGGCTGAACTGGGCTGGCGGCCATTTTTCAGCGCCCAGATTTCGGACGATGATGATGAGGGCTGTCATCCCGCGCGTGTCATGGCGGTGCAACGCCGCAAGATATTGGTTGCGGGCGATGACTGGTCAGCGCATATCCCGCCCGATTTCCCTGATACAGGCGCGGCGGAGGATCATCCCGCCGTTGGCGACTGGATATTGGTCGAGCGGGAAAAGCTCAAGCCACGGCGTATCCTTGAACGGGCCAGCCTGTTTAAACGGCGCGCGTCGGGTGGAGAGCAAAAGACGCAGCTGATCGCCGCCAATGTCGACACGCTTTTCATCGTGGCGTCATGCAATCAGGATTTCAGTGTGGCACGGCTGGAACGCTATCTGGTGCTGGCGCGTGAAGTGGGTGTTCACCCGATTATTGTCCTGACCAAGACGGACCTGACCGATGCCCCCGCCACTTTTGTAGAGGCAGCGCAGGCGTTGCAGCCGGGGCTGCTGGTCGAAACCGTAAATGGGCGCGATCCCCAAAGCGCCGTGCGCCTGGCCGCCTGGTGCGGGAAAGGCGAAACGGTCGCTCTGCTCGGATCGTCCGGGGTCGGCAAATCGACGCTGATCAACACATTGCGCGGTTCCGACAGTCTGGCGACGCAGGCCGTGCGTCAGGGCGACGATACCGGGCGACACACCACGACGATGCGCGAAATGCATAGACTGGATCAGGGGGGGTGGCTGCTCGACACGCCGGGGATGCGCGAATTGCAACTGACCGATGCGGCAGCGGGCCTTGCGCTGGTGTTCGACGATATCGTCACCACAGCGGCGCAATGCCGGTTTACCAATTGCAGCCATCAGGTCGAACCCGGCTGCGCTGTTCGGCTGGCGGTTCAGAATGGAAAGATTGCGCCCGATCGCGTGGATCGCTGGCGCAAGCTGGTCGCGGAAGAAGCCTATAATAGTGCCAGTCCGGCCGAGCGGCGTGCACTCGACCGCCTCGGCGGGCCGGCCGGCGGCAAGCGAAAATAAGGATTCGGGACCGTAATGTCGGACTTGCGGTCCAGCCTTACGATCCCAAGATACGGTTTCCTCAGTCCGAACCGAAAA encodes:
- the rsgA gene encoding ribosome small subunit-dependent GTPase A, which codes for MMKQTLAELGWRPFFSAQISDDDDEGCHPARVMAVQRRKILVAGDDWSAHIPPDFPDTGAAEDHPAVGDWILVEREKLKPRRILERASLFKRRASGGEQKTQLIAANVDTLFIVASCNQDFSVARLERYLVLAREVGVHPIIVLTKTDLTDAPATFVEAAQALQPGLLVETVNGRDPQSAVRLAAWCGKGETVALLGSSGVGKSTLINTLRGSDSLATQAVRQGDDTGRHTTTMREMHRLDQGGWLLDTPGMRELQLTDAAAGLALVFDDIVTTAAQCRFTNCSHQVEPGCAVRLAVQNGKIAPDRVDRWRKLVAEEAYNSASPAERRALDRLGGPAGGKRK